A single region of the Micropterus dolomieu isolate WLL.071019.BEF.003 ecotype Adirondacks linkage group LG02, ASM2129224v1, whole genome shotgun sequence genome encodes:
- the mapre1b gene encoding microtubule-associated protein RP/EB family member 1b isoform X1, whose protein sequence is MAVNVYSTSVTSDNLSRHDMLVWINESLQMNLTKIEMLCTGAAYCQFMDMLFPNSVPLKKVKFGAKLEHEYIHNFKLLQVSFKKMGVDKIIPVDKLVKGKFQDNFEFVQWFKKFFDANYDGKEYDPVEARQGQDAMPTPNVATSALNKPPKKAISQSPSSAPQRPPVAKVAPKLANVSARKPVMGGGDEERAELMNEVEILKSTIQDMEKERDFYFGKLRNIELICQEKEGEGDPTLQRIIDILYATDVSFCFYKTAIPPLFKKNKKKKC, encoded by the exons ATGGCTGTGAACGTGTACTCGACCTCAGTGACCAGCGACAACTTAAGTCGTCATGACATGTTGGTCTGGATCAATGAATCTCTACAGATGAACCTCACCAAGATAGAAATGTTGTGTACAG gtGCTGCCTACTGCCAGTTCATGGACATGTTGTTTCCCAACTCTGTGCCTCTGAAGAAAGTAAAATTCGGTGCCAAGTTGGAGCACGAATACATCCATAACTTCAAGCTTCTGCAGGTTTCCTTCAAAAAGATGGGAGTCGACAAA ATCATTCCAGTAGACAAACTGGTGAAGGGGAAGTTTCAGGACAACTTTGAGTTTGTCCAGTGGTTTAAGAAGTTCTTTGATGCCAACTACGATGGGAAGGAGTACGACCCAGTGGAGGCGAGGCAGGGCCAGGACGCCATGCCCACACCAAACGTTGCCACGTCAGCTCTCAACAAGCCACCTAAAAAGGCCATCAGTCAAAGTCCGAGCTCTG CTCCCCAGAGGCCACCCGTTGCCAAGGTAGCGCCCAAGTTGGCTAACGTCAGTGCGAGGAAACCTGTGATGGGAGGAGGCGATGAGGAGAGGGCGGAGCTCATGAATGAG GTTGAGATCCTGAAATCTACCATTCAGGAcatggagaaggagagagacttCTATTTCGGTAAGCTGCGGAACATTGAACTGATTTGCcaggagaaggaaggagagggcGACCCCACACTGCAGAGGATCATAGACATCCTCTACGCCACAGACGTGAGTTTCTGTTTTTACAAGACTGCAATTCcccctttatttaaaaaaaacaaaaaaaaaaaatgttga
- the mapre1b gene encoding microtubule-associated protein RP/EB family member 1b isoform X2: MAVNVYSTSVTSDNLSRHDMLVWINESLQMNLTKIEMLCTGAAYCQFMDMLFPNSVPLKKVKFGAKLEHEYIHNFKLLQVSFKKMGVDKIIPVDKLVKGKFQDNFEFVQWFKKFFDANYDGKEYDPVEARQGQDAMPTPNVATSALNKPPKKAISQTPQRPPVAKVAPKLANVSARKPVMGGGDEERAELMNEVEILKSTIQDMEKERDFYFGKLRNIELICQEKEGEGDPTLQRIIDILYATDVSFCFYKTAIPPLFKKNKKKKC, from the exons ATGGCTGTGAACGTGTACTCGACCTCAGTGACCAGCGACAACTTAAGTCGTCATGACATGTTGGTCTGGATCAATGAATCTCTACAGATGAACCTCACCAAGATAGAAATGTTGTGTACAG gtGCTGCCTACTGCCAGTTCATGGACATGTTGTTTCCCAACTCTGTGCCTCTGAAGAAAGTAAAATTCGGTGCCAAGTTGGAGCACGAATACATCCATAACTTCAAGCTTCTGCAGGTTTCCTTCAAAAAGATGGGAGTCGACAAA ATCATTCCAGTAGACAAACTGGTGAAGGGGAAGTTTCAGGACAACTTTGAGTTTGTCCAGTGGTTTAAGAAGTTCTTTGATGCCAACTACGATGGGAAGGAGTACGACCCAGTGGAGGCGAGGCAGGGCCAGGACGCCATGCCCACACCAAACGTTGCCACGTCAGCTCTCAACAAGCCACCTAAAAAGGCCATCAGTCAAA CTCCCCAGAGGCCACCCGTTGCCAAGGTAGCGCCCAAGTTGGCTAACGTCAGTGCGAGGAAACCTGTGATGGGAGGAGGCGATGAGGAGAGGGCGGAGCTCATGAATGAG GTTGAGATCCTGAAATCTACCATTCAGGAcatggagaaggagagagacttCTATTTCGGTAAGCTGCGGAACATTGAACTGATTTGCcaggagaaggaaggagagggcGACCCCACACTGCAGAGGATCATAGACATCCTCTACGCCACAGACGTGAGTTTCTGTTTTTACAAGACTGCAATTCcccctttatttaaaaaaaacaaaaaaaaaaaatgttga